The proteins below are encoded in one region of Ornithinimicrobium avium:
- a CDS encoding type II toxin-antitoxin system Phd/YefM family antitoxin has protein sequence METVGLRELRQDASGLLRRVERGEEIIITVSGRPSARLVPARQNRWHRWDDVTDLFAGPADADWEADRELVEDAVRDPWAEK, from the coding sequence ATGGAAACGGTTGGGCTTCGTGAGCTGAGGCAGGACGCCTCCGGACTGCTGCGACGCGTGGAGCGAGGCGAGGAGATCATCATCACAGTGTCCGGTCGGCCCAGCGCCCGGCTCGTGCCAGCTCGGCAGAACCGTTGGCACCGCTGGGATGACGTCACGGATCTGTTCGCCGGCCCTGCTGATGCAGACTGGGAGGCTGATCGAGAACTGGTCGAGGACGCCGTTCGCGACCCCTGGGCAGAGAAGTGA
- a CDS encoding helix-turn-helix domain-containing protein: MENDTLMKTGAVAEALGVSRQHVVNLCERGDLPSIRVGAHRRVRRSDVEALLDAQSMTEEQRKQMWMHQAMLTHLLTRPEEVMGLARENIRRWSSMHRADGRTVEYLREWDSILARGLEQTVGTILSTSPRARELRQNSPFAGVLSQTERTQALRTFREKRAPAA, encoded by the coding sequence ATGGAGAACGACACGCTGATGAAGACGGGGGCGGTCGCCGAGGCGCTCGGCGTCTCGCGTCAGCACGTCGTCAACCTGTGCGAGCGGGGCGACCTGCCTAGCATCAGGGTGGGGGCGCACCGCAGAGTCAGACGCTCTGACGTCGAGGCCCTGCTCGACGCCCAGTCGATGACGGAGGAGCAGCGCAAGCAGATGTGGATGCACCAGGCGATGCTCACCCACCTGCTCACCAGGCCGGAGGAAGTCATGGGGCTGGCGCGAGAGAACATCCGACGCTGGAGCTCCATGCATCGGGCGGACGGCCGAACGGTCGAGTACCTCCGTGAGTGGGACAGCATCCTCGCCCGGGGACTTGAACAGACGGTCGGCACGATCCTCAGCACCAGCCCCCGGGCGCGCGAGCTTCGTCAAAACTCCCCGTTCGCCGGCGTCCTGAGCCAGACCGAACGGACCCAGGCGCTGCGCACCTTCCGCGAGAAGCGCGCGCCGGCGGCATGA
- a CDS encoding HEAT repeat domain-containing protein — MDHHLPAPTDGAHPALSALTHPDKDVRQQGAIALGQLADPRLAPRIADLLWQESDVFVRETLTWVLTRTPAAATKEAAAQLHNPDAEIRLQALHLLSKVADPGSVAVVAQHIDDPDPAVADKARWALARIKDPSVIPLLVDRLGATELTVRDGITATLSQFGAPAVPTVAAALEHQAATVRSHAADVLCFIGAPAAHEATPALTNRLDDDHPDVRLAATLALRELTDHPPARATLHQASINHHDARVRAIARASI; from the coding sequence ATGGACCACCACTTACCCGCGCCCACCGACGGTGCTCACCCTGCCCTGTCCGCGTTGACCCACCCGGACAAGGACGTGCGCCAGCAGGGTGCGATCGCCCTCGGCCAGCTCGCCGACCCCCGGCTCGCTCCACGGATCGCGGACCTGCTGTGGCAGGAGAGCGACGTCTTCGTGCGCGAGACGCTCACCTGGGTACTCACCCGCACCCCGGCTGCGGCCACCAAGGAGGCAGCAGCCCAGCTGCACAACCCCGACGCCGAGATCCGCCTGCAGGCGCTTCACCTGCTCAGCAAGGTCGCCGACCCGGGCTCGGTCGCGGTCGTCGCGCAGCACATCGACGACCCCGACCCGGCCGTCGCGGACAAGGCCAGATGGGCGCTGGCCCGGATCAAGGACCCCTCGGTCATCCCCCTGCTGGTGGACCGCCTCGGCGCGACAGAACTCACCGTGCGCGACGGGATCACCGCCACCCTGAGCCAGTTCGGAGCCCCGGCGGTGCCCACGGTCGCCGCGGCCCTGGAGCACCAGGCAGCCACAGTGCGCTCCCACGCCGCAGATGTCCTGTGCTTCATCGGCGCACCCGCCGCGCACGAGGCCACCCCCGCACTGACCAACCGCCTGGACGACGACCACCCCGACGTCCGGCTGGCGGCCACCCTCGCCCTGCGCGAACTCACCGACCACCCGCCCGCCCGGGCCACCCTGCACCAGGCCAGCATCAACCATCACGATGCCAGAGTCAGAGCCATCGCAAGAGCAAGCATCTGA
- a CDS encoding DUF2382 domain-containing protein yields the protein MTLHEERVDVGTERVQTGRVRLRKHVVTEQKTVTVPVQREEYEIVREPVTGGGHRRGGLGRG from the coding sequence ATGACGTTGCACGAGGAGCGGGTCGACGTCGGCACCGAGCGGGTGCAGACCGGCCGGGTCCGGCTGCGCAAGCACGTGGTGACCGAGCAGAAGACGGTGACCGTGCCGGTCCAGCGTGAGGAGTACGAGATCGTGCGCGAGCCTGTGACCGGGGGAGGACACCGGCGGGGCGGACTTG
- a CDS encoding TetR/AcrR family transcriptional regulator, with translation MVDTTRARTRRSGRREVRPALARDTIVDAAVDLIDQRGVEALSMRNLGAVLGYEGMSLYRHVDGRDDLLEAVVDRLTDSLDLPNEPPPWEEYLTDVAAQVRKLALKHPRLFPLVATRHPAAPWLHPPLRSLRVVEHLLATLRAQGWTPEDAVHAYQAFSSFLLGYLLLEVAAQGQGTAPPEARIDEGTSEDDAAPVTGRDREVDVHDYPTITELRPVLERADTTTEFNAGLRALLRRLSQLAPG, from the coding sequence ATGGTCGACACCACGCGTGCTCGCACGCGGCGCTCAGGCCGCCGCGAGGTCCGCCCTGCCCTGGCCCGGGACACCATCGTCGACGCGGCCGTGGACCTGATCGACCAGCGCGGCGTGGAAGCCCTGTCGATGCGCAACCTCGGCGCGGTGCTGGGGTATGAGGGGATGTCGTTGTACCGGCACGTGGACGGCAGAGATGATCTGCTGGAGGCGGTCGTCGACCGCCTCACCGACTCCCTGGACCTTCCGAACGAACCACCACCGTGGGAGGAGTACCTCACCGACGTGGCCGCCCAGGTGCGTAAGCTGGCGCTGAAACACCCTCGGCTGTTTCCGCTGGTCGCGACCCGCCACCCCGCCGCGCCCTGGCTGCACCCACCGCTGCGCAGCCTGCGCGTGGTGGAGCACCTGCTGGCGACCCTGCGGGCCCAGGGATGGACACCAGAGGACGCCGTGCACGCCTACCAGGCGTTCTCCAGCTTCTTGCTCGGTTACCTCCTGCTCGAGGTCGCCGCCCAGGGGCAGGGCACCGCCCCTCCCGAGGCCCGCATCGACGAAGGAACCAGCGAGGACGACGCTGCACCGGTGACCGGGCGGGACCGCGAGGTCGATGTGCACGACTACCCCACCATCACCGAGCTACGGCCCGTCCTGGAACGCGCGGACACGACCACGGAGTTCAACGCCGGCCTCAGGGCGTTGCTGCGCCGGCTGTCTCAGCTGGCCCCGGGCTGA
- a CDS encoding type II toxin-antitoxin system VapC family toxin, with protein sequence MTEQAAADERGLLDTSVVIAEDVTPIPGVLAISTVTLAELHFGVLVARSAAVRAERLRRLSILQRRFDALPLDETVAASYGRLAAAVVEAGRQPRRRTMDLLIAATAHAHDAALYTRNPDDFGGLEDLIDVRVV encoded by the coding sequence GTGACCGAACAGGCGGCGGCAGACGAGCGGGGCCTGCTCGACACGAGCGTGGTGATCGCCGAGGACGTCACGCCCATCCCCGGCGTCCTGGCCATCAGCACTGTCACGCTGGCGGAGCTGCACTTCGGGGTCCTGGTTGCCAGGTCCGCCGCGGTGCGTGCCGAACGCCTGCGGCGCCTGAGCATTCTCCAACGTCGCTTTGATGCTCTACCGCTAGATGAGACAGTGGCGGCCAGTTACGGCCGCCTCGCGGCCGCAGTCGTAGAAGCCGGACGTCAACCCCGTCGACGCACGATGGACCTGTTGATCGCGGCTACCGCCCATGCGCATGACGCTGCGCTGTACACCCGCAACCCAGATGATTTCGGCGGACTCGAGGATCTGATAGATGTGCGCGTGGTCTAA
- a CDS encoding PRC-barrel domain-containing protein, with amino-acid sequence MRITQEQVQDLEAAEVVDRDGDVLGGVEQVYLDDRSGDPAWVTVRTGLFGTKETFVPLQDASLDNGQLRVPYEKGYVKDAPNFDADEHLSEQEQDRLYEYYRLDTSGMDVSGGPRTGDRDVDRDGRLYGAWPAPAPVPGMMTRG; translated from the coding sequence ATGAGGATCACGCAGGAGCAGGTGCAGGACCTGGAGGCCGCCGAGGTCGTCGACCGAGACGGCGACGTCCTGGGTGGTGTGGAGCAGGTGTATCTGGATGACCGCAGCGGTGACCCGGCGTGGGTGACCGTGCGGACCGGGTTGTTCGGCACGAAGGAGACATTCGTGCCGCTGCAGGACGCCTCGCTGGACAACGGGCAGCTGCGGGTGCCGTACGAGAAGGGCTACGTCAAGGACGCACCGAACTTCGACGCCGATGAGCACCTGTCCGAGCAGGAGCAGGACCGCCTGTACGAGTACTACCGGCTGGACACGTCCGGGATGGACGTCAGCGGCGGCCCGAGGACCGGCGACCGCGACGTCGACCGTGACGGGAGGCTTTACGGGGCATGGCCGGCACCGGCACCGGTCCCGGGGATGATGACGCGCGGATGA